A stretch of the Archangium violaceum genome encodes the following:
- a CDS encoding M13 family metallopeptidase — translation MRKALLAACCLLVSACKTAEPAPAQPQSAPTPQQPVAETKPLPSGLDAAALNEQANPCEDFYEYACGNWVKSAEIPADRPRWSRGFDTISARNEEILRDILDAASKGKAAEGTPYAQKLGDFYGACMDEAQLEASLPVLKAQLAKLTAVKSARDLAQVVGTQHARSVFPLFRFGSNTDFKDATQVIGEVDQGGIGLPDRDYYLKDDDKSKALRAAYVEHMKNIFVLLGEQPEQAAKSAASVMELEAALAKASLSRVERREPKNLYHRLERKGLKATAATFPWDVYFTAAGAKDVQALNVSHPPFFAEVDRLVKATKPAAWGPYLTWHYVTAVIPALPRSFQEERFRFTAQNLTGAKEDVPRWKKCVRFTNGALGEALAQPFITRTFGADGKKTTQDMVVEIEKAFERNLDTLTWMDAPTREQALVKVRKIVNKIGYPDTWRNYDALNVERGSFLSSYLNAAEFEQARQLAKIGQPVDKTEWLMSPPTVNAYYNPPFNEIVFPAGILQPPFFNREATAAVNFGAMGMVVGHEITHGFDDEGRQYDADGNLRDWWTQASDKAFRERVACVKEQYDGYTAIDELTVNGALTLGENVADLGGLKLAHAAMETWLARDPEAAKQANSYRFTPSQQFFLGYAQSWCSKYRDAFARQMAVVDPHSPPYWRVNGPVVNLPEFQKAFQCKEGAKMVRPAAQRCEVW, via the coding sequence ATGAGAAAGGCCTTGCTTGCCGCCTGCTGTCTCCTGGTATCCGCCTGCAAGACGGCGGAGCCGGCTCCCGCGCAGCCGCAGTCCGCGCCCACCCCGCAGCAGCCGGTGGCCGAGACGAAACCGCTGCCTTCCGGGCTGGACGCAGCGGCGCTCAACGAGCAGGCGAACCCCTGCGAGGACTTCTACGAGTACGCGTGCGGCAACTGGGTGAAGAGCGCGGAGATCCCCGCGGATCGCCCGCGCTGGTCGCGCGGCTTCGACACCATCTCGGCGCGCAACGAGGAGATTCTCCGGGACATCCTGGATGCTGCGTCCAAGGGCAAGGCCGCCGAGGGGACGCCCTACGCGCAGAAACTGGGGGACTTCTACGGCGCCTGCATGGACGAGGCTCAGCTCGAGGCGTCGCTGCCCGTGCTGAAGGCGCAGCTGGCGAAGCTGACGGCGGTGAAGAGCGCCAGGGACCTGGCCCAGGTGGTGGGCACACAGCACGCGCGGAGCGTGTTCCCGCTGTTCCGGTTCGGCTCCAACACCGATTTCAAGGACGCCACCCAGGTCATCGGTGAGGTGGATCAGGGCGGCATCGGTCTGCCGGACCGGGACTACTACCTGAAGGATGACGACAAGTCGAAGGCGCTGCGCGCGGCGTACGTGGAGCACATGAAGAACATCTTCGTGCTGCTGGGCGAGCAGCCCGAGCAGGCGGCGAAGAGCGCGGCGTCGGTAATGGAACTGGAGGCGGCGCTGGCGAAGGCCTCGCTGTCGCGCGTGGAGCGCCGCGAGCCGAAGAACCTCTACCACCGGCTGGAGCGCAAGGGCCTGAAGGCGACCGCGGCGACCTTCCCGTGGGACGTGTACTTCACGGCCGCGGGAGCCAAGGACGTGCAGGCGCTCAACGTCAGCCATCCGCCCTTCTTCGCCGAAGTGGACCGGTTGGTGAAGGCGACGAAGCCCGCGGCGTGGGGGCCGTACCTGACCTGGCACTACGTGACGGCGGTCATCCCGGCGCTGCCCAGGAGCTTCCAGGAGGAGCGCTTCCGCTTCACCGCGCAGAACCTGACGGGGGCGAAGGAGGACGTGCCGCGCTGGAAGAAGTGCGTGCGCTTCACCAACGGGGCGCTGGGCGAGGCACTGGCGCAGCCCTTCATCACGCGGACCTTCGGCGCGGATGGCAAGAAGACCACGCAGGACATGGTGGTGGAGATCGAGAAGGCCTTCGAGCGCAACCTGGACACGCTGACGTGGATGGACGCGCCCACGCGCGAGCAGGCGCTGGTGAAGGTGCGGAAGATCGTCAACAAGATTGGCTACCCGGACACGTGGCGGAACTACGACGCGCTGAATGTGGAGCGTGGCTCCTTCCTGAGCTCGTACCTGAACGCGGCGGAGTTCGAGCAGGCGCGGCAGCTGGCCAAGATTGGCCAGCCGGTGGACAAGACCGAGTGGCTGATGTCTCCGCCGACGGTGAACGCCTACTACAACCCGCCGTTCAACGAGATCGTCTTCCCGGCGGGAATCCTCCAGCCTCCGTTCTTCAACCGCGAGGCGACGGCGGCGGTGAACTTCGGGGCCATGGGGATGGTGGTGGGGCATGAGATCACCCACGGCTTCGACGACGAGGGCCGCCAGTACGACGCGGACGGCAACCTGCGCGACTGGTGGACGCAGGCCTCGGACAAGGCGTTCCGCGAGCGCGTGGCGTGCGTGAAGGAGCAGTACGACGGCTACACCGCGATTGACGAGCTGACGGTGAATGGGGCGCTGACGCTCGGCGAGAACGTGGCGGACCTGGGTGGCCTGAAGCTGGCGCACGCGGCGATGGAGACGTGGCTGGCGAGGGACCCGGAGGCGGCGAAGCAGGCGAACAGCTACCGGTTCACGCCGAGCCAGCAGTTCTTCCTGGGGTACGCGCAGTCGTGGTGCTCGAAGTACCGCGACGCGTTCGCGAGACAGATGGCGGTGGTGGATCCGCACTCGCCGCCGTACTGGCGGGTGAACGGGCCGGTGGTGAACCTGCCGGAGTTCCAGAAGGCCTTCCAGTGCAAGGAAGGCGCGAAGATGGTGCGCCCGGCCGCGCAGCGCTGCGAGGTCTGGTAG
- a CDS encoding Ig-like domain-containing protein — protein sequence MNRRLLTTLLPICLLGSPACIDVPDIDPPGQTVGNFSLSIDPSQASVLQGGSRGIQLSLSRSGGFTDSVTVQLINPPSGISAQPVTIGADSTSATLTISATSSAAPGPKTLTVRGTSGTLAQDVTVSLTVARQGDILVQWASPSQSKAYAKDSLQIQVLVEGGTADSVDLYKGTDFLTRLSGPSYQYTWDTSQETEGEYQLTARATVGGDTFTSSTRTIVVDHTAPKVSTRAPAPGATSVSVRDTIQVSFDEALKASSVTDASVVLNTGGASNIAKTLSLSTDGKTLTISPSAPLSLPADVSITLGTTTAPLMDLAGNVLVSSSSWNFTVPTWLPLGGAISAVTDNTPAENVAMKVGTDGNPVIAWSESAGATKNIYVRRWTGTKWEDLGTAMSAVADTGTHADKPALTLDASNRPIVVWQELTAPSGSDNLYGRRWTGTTWDALPSFNLDSATSGDNASIVFDSVGNLLVSATLVSGGTFERGLFRLMPTANSWESLSGSLPEGYTRPKVSTLATDASGNWFLALRVLDSDGSKGYQSIPVLKKGPATNWAQLGAPVTSPAKNGCVSASLAVDGSGQPFIAWEEGETPTSHVHAAFWHQDSSSWRMLNTTVDASTTSNKDPSLVLDHSGNPMVAWSGYASPEQSIWVSRWNGSTWQQVGSRLSAVTGPSTSGFRPALGLDKNGEPLVAWHESDGTVSNVYVYRYNY from the coding sequence ATGAACCGACGACTCCTCACGACGCTTCTACCGATCTGCCTCCTGGGCAGCCCGGCCTGCATCGATGTCCCTGACATCGACCCACCGGGCCAGACGGTGGGCAACTTCTCCCTGTCCATCGACCCGAGTCAAGCCAGTGTCCTCCAGGGCGGCAGCCGGGGCATCCAGCTCTCGCTGAGTCGCAGCGGAGGCTTCACCGACAGCGTGACCGTCCAACTGATCAATCCTCCCTCTGGAATCAGCGCGCAGCCCGTCACGATCGGCGCTGACAGCACTTCCGCCACGCTGACCATCTCAGCAACGAGCAGCGCTGCTCCCGGTCCCAAGACGCTCACCGTGAGAGGCACCTCGGGGACGCTCGCGCAGGATGTCACCGTGTCCCTCACCGTGGCACGTCAAGGGGACATCCTCGTGCAGTGGGCGAGCCCCAGTCAGTCCAAGGCCTACGCGAAGGATTCCCTCCAGATTCAGGTGCTGGTCGAGGGAGGCACGGCCGATTCCGTCGACTTGTACAAGGGAACGGACTTCCTGACGCGCCTGTCGGGGCCCTCCTACCAGTACACCTGGGATACCAGCCAGGAGACCGAGGGCGAGTACCAGCTCACGGCTCGCGCCACGGTTGGCGGTGACACCTTCACCAGTAGCACCCGGACCATCGTGGTCGACCACACGGCGCCCAAGGTGAGCACGCGAGCACCGGCCCCTGGAGCCACATCCGTCTCGGTCCGAGACACCATCCAGGTAAGCTTCGACGAGGCGCTGAAGGCGTCGTCCGTGACCGACGCTTCCGTGGTGTTGAATACGGGGGGCGCATCGAACATCGCCAAGACGCTCTCGTTGTCGACGGATGGAAAGACGCTGACCATCAGCCCCTCGGCGCCGCTGTCACTCCCCGCCGATGTGTCCATCACCCTGGGCACGACCACGGCTCCGCTGATGGATCTGGCGGGCAACGTGCTGGTGTCCTCGTCCTCCTGGAACTTCACGGTGCCCACCTGGCTGCCGCTCGGTGGAGCCATCAGCGCGGTGACAGACAACACGCCCGCGGAAAACGTGGCCATGAAAGTGGGTACGGATGGCAACCCCGTGATTGCCTGGTCCGAGTCCGCTGGTGCCACGAAGAACATCTACGTCAGGCGATGGACCGGCACGAAGTGGGAGGACCTCGGAACCGCGATGAGTGCGGTCGCGGACACGGGTACGCATGCCGACAAGCCTGCGCTCACCCTGGATGCTTCGAATCGTCCCATCGTGGTGTGGCAGGAACTCACGGCCCCCTCTGGATCCGACAACCTGTATGGGCGGCGGTGGACTGGCACAACCTGGGATGCCCTACCCTCTTTCAACCTGGATTCAGCCACCTCTGGTGATAATGCATCCATTGTATTTGATAGTGTCGGCAACCTTCTCGTCTCCGCGACCCTGGTTTCAGGGGGAACCTTTGAGCGGGGACTCTTCCGCTTGATGCCCACTGCGAATAGCTGGGAATCGCTTTCGGGCAGCTTACCAGAAGGCTATACGCGACCGAAGGTCTCCACTCTAGCCACAGATGCCTCCGGAAACTGGTTCCTCGCTTTGCGTGTTCTCGATTCGGATGGTTCAAAAGGATACCAGTCCATCCCCGTTCTGAAAAAGGGACCTGCCACGAACTGGGCTCAACTGGGCGCTCCCGTGACAAGCCCGGCCAAGAACGGATGTGTTTCAGCATCTCTTGCCGTGGACGGCAGCGGCCAACCGTTCATCGCCTGGGAAGAAGGCGAAACACCTACGAGCCATGTTCACGCGGCATTCTGGCATCAGGACAGCTCGTCATGGCGGATGCTCAACACCACGGTCGACGCCAGTACGACATCGAACAAGGATCCTTCTCTGGTCTTGGATCACAGCGGGAATCCCATGGTCGCCTGGAGCGGTTACGCCTCTCCCGAGCAGTCCATCTGGGTGAGCCGCTGGAACGGAAGCACCTGGCAGCAAGTGGGTTCGAGGCTCAGCGCGGTCACGGGTCCCAGCACCTCTGGCTTCCGGCCGGCTCTGGGTCTCGACAAGAACGGCGAACCCCTTGTCGCATGGCATGAGTCCGACGGCACGGTGTCGAACGTCTACGTCTACCGCTACAACTATTAA
- a CDS encoding PA0069 family radical SAM protein: MKPRPVSNPPNPWDTTAVEYLEEIPPSKLEVLEDHSREVLGRNDSPDVGFTWSVNPYRGCLHACAYCYARPYHEYLGFGAGTDFETKLVVKPRAAELLRAAFERKSWKGETVAFSGVTDCYQPLEASLRLTRSCLEVCAEYRNPVGIITKGPLIERDLDVLRTLAQEARLSVYITLPFHDEQVARAMEPYVATPRRRLQTIERLAAAGITVGVAVAPLIPGLNDEDMARVLTAAREAGATRAFYTLLRLPGPVQAVFEERLREKLPLRAERVLHRIRETRGGQLNDSRFSVRMNGEGLYAETLRKLFDTIARRVGLHTTWAMDEAEKESPFRRPMKPGTQLSFF, from the coding sequence GTGAAACCCCGTCCCGTCTCCAATCCGCCCAACCCCTGGGACACCACAGCGGTGGAGTACCTGGAGGAGATTCCTCCCTCGAAGCTGGAAGTGCTGGAGGATCACAGCCGCGAGGTGCTGGGGCGCAACGACAGCCCGGACGTGGGCTTCACCTGGAGCGTCAACCCGTACCGGGGCTGCCTCCACGCGTGCGCGTACTGCTACGCCCGGCCCTACCACGAGTACCTCGGCTTCGGAGCCGGCACGGACTTCGAGACGAAGCTGGTGGTGAAGCCGCGCGCCGCGGAGCTGCTACGCGCGGCCTTCGAGCGCAAGAGCTGGAAGGGGGAGACGGTGGCCTTCAGCGGCGTCACCGATTGTTACCAGCCACTCGAGGCCTCGCTGCGGCTCACCCGGAGTTGTCTGGAGGTATGCGCCGAGTACCGCAACCCGGTGGGCATCATCACCAAGGGCCCCCTCATCGAGCGGGACCTGGACGTGTTGCGGACGCTCGCGCAAGAGGCGCGGCTGTCGGTGTACATCACCCTGCCCTTCCACGACGAGCAGGTGGCACGCGCCATGGAGCCGTACGTGGCCACGCCCCGGAGACGCCTGCAGACCATCGAGCGGCTGGCCGCCGCGGGCATCACCGTGGGCGTGGCGGTGGCGCCCCTCATTCCCGGGCTCAACGACGAGGACATGGCACGAGTCCTCACGGCGGCGCGCGAGGCTGGCGCCACCCGAGCCTTCTACACGCTGCTGCGGCTGCCCGGTCCCGTGCAGGCCGTCTTCGAGGAACGCCTGCGCGAGAAGCTCCCCCTACGCGCCGAGCGGGTGCTGCACCGCATCCGCGAGACGCGAGGAGGCCAGCTCAACGATTCACGCTTCAGCGTCCGCATGAACGGCGAGGGGCTCTACGCGGAGACCCTCCGCAAGCTCTTCGACACCATCGCTCGCCGGGTGGGTCTGCATACCACCTGGGCGATGGATGAGGCGGAGAAGGAGAGCCCCTTCCGTCGCCCCATGAAGCCGGGCACGCAGCTCAGCTTCTTCTGA
- a CDS encoding L,D-transpeptidase family protein — MRSWLVLLCCLLLGMPALGAGAGGAPPPFESAVRARAEEDSRETSKALLHFYETRGFQPAWFSYEGRVRPEVGQYLAALCEAEAEGLRPERYHRSALEASLRRLTLGGGPEDAWVEVELGLTSSVLTYASHLLSGQVPSRRIHWRTSPPDAKALAAVLEGLLASGDLAGALRSLSPNDEGFVRLREALARYRAIAAAGGWPLIPEGELLERGMKDARVVVLRERLRATGDLPPAPEERLLHPGTPGVGTLAMVDELVLATMEVPESPLTPPPEDLYDAELEAAVKRFQRRHGLEVDGMVGQETLAALRVPVEERIGQILVNLERWRWAPRALEPRHVRVNLPAFELEAVDQGRTVLRMPVIIGTPAWRTPVFMDEVEYLVLRPAWYVPRGITTNEVLPKLREDAGAAEALGLKVLEKATGAEVDPHSVDWSGLEEGTLPYRFMQAPGDSNPLGRVKFIFPNRFSIYLHDTPNPALFERTNRAFSHGCIRVAEPAKLADFMLRGHEGWTEASLSAAMEAGGGPRRVELPAPVPVYLFYWTAFVDAEGQVEFRKDLYHHDPEVLRALEVNPAPPAGGSSATCGGVSG; from the coding sequence ATGCGCTCCTGGCTTGTCCTGCTGTGCTGCTTGCTTCTCGGGATGCCCGCGCTCGGGGCGGGCGCGGGTGGAGCCCCCCCTCCGTTCGAATCCGCGGTGCGGGCCCGGGCGGAGGAGGACTCGAGGGAGACGTCCAAGGCCCTGCTGCATTTCTACGAGACACGCGGCTTCCAACCCGCGTGGTTTTCCTATGAGGGTAGGGTGCGGCCCGAGGTGGGGCAGTATCTCGCGGCGCTCTGCGAGGCGGAGGCGGAGGGGCTGCGGCCCGAGCGCTACCACCGCTCGGCGCTCGAGGCGTCCCTGCGTCGGCTGACGCTGGGCGGCGGGCCGGAGGACGCGTGGGTGGAGGTGGAGCTGGGGCTGACGTCGAGCGTGCTCACCTATGCCTCGCATCTCCTGTCCGGGCAGGTGCCCTCGCGGCGGATCCACTGGCGGACGAGCCCTCCGGATGCGAAGGCGCTCGCGGCGGTGTTGGAAGGGCTCCTCGCGAGCGGCGATCTGGCCGGTGCCTTGCGGAGCCTCTCTCCGAACGACGAGGGGTTCGTGCGGCTGAGGGAGGCGCTCGCGCGCTACCGGGCCATCGCCGCCGCTGGGGGTTGGCCCCTGATTCCCGAGGGTGAGCTGCTCGAGCGGGGGATGAAGGACGCGCGGGTGGTGGTGCTGCGGGAACGGTTACGCGCCACGGGGGACCTGCCGCCGGCCCCGGAGGAGCGGCTGCTCCATCCGGGGACTCCGGGGGTGGGCACACTGGCGATGGTGGACGAGCTCGTCCTCGCGACGATGGAGGTCCCGGAGTCGCCCCTGACTCCGCCGCCGGAGGACCTGTACGACGCGGAACTGGAGGCGGCGGTGAAGCGCTTCCAGCGGCGGCACGGGTTGGAAGTGGACGGCATGGTGGGTCAGGAGACGCTGGCGGCGTTGCGGGTGCCCGTGGAGGAGCGCATCGGTCAGATCCTGGTGAACCTGGAGCGCTGGCGCTGGGCGCCGAGGGCGCTGGAGCCGCGGCACGTGAGGGTGAACCTACCTGCCTTCGAGCTCGAGGCGGTGGATCAGGGCCGGACGGTGTTGCGGATGCCGGTCATCATCGGGACACCCGCGTGGCGCACGCCCGTCTTCATGGATGAGGTGGAGTACCTGGTGCTCCGCCCGGCGTGGTACGTGCCCCGCGGCATCACCACGAACGAGGTGCTGCCGAAGCTGCGGGAGGATGCGGGGGCGGCCGAGGCGCTCGGATTGAAGGTGCTCGAGAAGGCCACGGGGGCGGAGGTGGATCCTCACTCGGTGGACTGGAGCGGGCTGGAGGAGGGGACGCTGCCCTATCGCTTCATGCAGGCACCGGGCGATTCCAATCCGTTGGGCCGGGTGAAGTTCATCTTCCCCAACCGCTTCTCCATCTACCTGCATGACACACCCAACCCGGCGCTCTTCGAGCGGACGAACCGGGCCTTCAGCCACGGCTGTATCCGGGTCGCGGAGCCGGCGAAGCTCGCGGACTTCATGCTGCGGGGCCACGAGGGCTGGACGGAGGCGTCCCTGTCGGCGGCGATGGAGGCGGGAGGCGGGCCGCGCAGGGTGGAGCTTCCCGCGCCGGTACCGGTGTACCTGTTCT